The genomic region GCACATAAATAAATATCTATAGCGAGGCAAGGAAGGATAGAATATCATCGGGTGGCCTGTAACGGTAGCTTCCAATAGATGGTTCAGCCATTTTTTCCAGTATTCTTTGTTTCATCTCAATGTCTGCCTCCATATATTTGTGCGTTGTATTTATGCTCTCATGTCCAAGCCATATGGCAATAGTTGAGATGTCAACACCTGACTGAAGCAAATGAAGTGCAGTGGAATGCCGAAAAGTGTGTGGGCTGATGGTTTTGTTTTTTAAGCCAGGTGAAGTATTCTGCGCTTTTTCTACTAGACATGCGATGCGATACCGGACACCTGACCTGGTAAGCTCATCGCCAGTATAATTAATGAACAATTTATCATCTTGCTTAAGACCATTCTCATTAATATATTTCTTAATAAATGCTACTGTTACCTTCCAAAGTGGAACATTCCGATCTTTTCTTCCTTTGCCAGTCACATGTATATAGGCTAAACTGCCAGAACCGTCAAACAGAACATCCCTACATTTCAAGGAAAGAAGTTCGGATACCCTTACTCCGGTATTGTAAAGAATCAGTACCATCAACTTGTCACGGCGTCCAAGTGCTTCGTTCATAGAACAAGCATCCAACAGACTATCAACTTCTTCCTTCGTTAGAAAGTCCATCTGTCTTTTTTCTGCCTTCCGGAAGGGTATCATAAGGCTTCTTTGAACAACAGCACTGTATTCCGGTCTCTCAAAGGAAATAAAGTGAAGGAATGCATGGATTGCGGCCAGGCGGCTGTTAATAGTTTTTGGCTGGTTTTTCCTTTCATTACTTAGATATTCAAGAAACCCTAGTATGAATTCTGCTTCAATATGTTCCATACCTATTTGGTACGGCGGACATTTGTGAGCAATTCTTAAATAGTGTACATAGAGCCGGAAAGTATCCCTATAGGATTTGATTGTCTCTGGAGATACATTTTTTTGGTTCATCATCCTTTTAAGGAAAAACTTCTGGAGCAAAT from Phosphitispora fastidiosa harbors:
- a CDS encoding tyrosine-type recombinase/integrase, which gives rise to MNSTFQDLLQKFFLKRMMNQKNVSPETIKSYRDTFRLYVHYLRIAHKCPPYQIGMEHIEAEFILGFLEYLSNERKNQPKTINSRLAAIHAFLHFISFERPEYSAVVQRSLMIPFRKAEKRQMDFLTKEEVDSLLDACSMNEALGRRDKLMVLILYNTGVRVSELLSLKCRDVLFDGSGSLAYIHVTGKGRKDRNVPLWKVTVAFIKKYINENGLKQDDKLFINYTGDELTRSGVRYRIACLVEKAQNTSPGLKNKTISPHTFRHSTALHLLQSGVDISTIAIWLGHESINTTHKYMEADIEMKQRILEKMAEPSIGSYRYRPPDDILSFLASL